The following coding sequences are from one Neurospora crassa OR74A linkage group I, whole genome shotgun sequence window:
- the nox-1 gene encoding NADPH oxidase 1, whose product MSLLVLLKKQLTPTKLLFHVLFWTFHWGIFAYGWWKQASDARLAGLNKLQYSVWFSRGAGLVLSVDAMLILLPVCRTIMRFIRPKIRFIPLDENIWMHRQLAYAMLLFTVIHTASHYVNFYNVEKTQIRPVSAVQIHYAQPGGITGHVMLLCMLLMYTTAHHRIRQQSFETFWYTHHLFIPFFLALYTHTVGCFVRDTASSFSPFDGKQYWEHCIGYLGWRWELWTGGFYLLERLYREIRAIRETKITRVVRHPYDVVEIQFHKPSFKYKAGQWLFLQMPQVSKYQWHPFTITSCPYDPYVSVHIRQVGDFTRELANSIGAGPAQAKLYDGVDPNGMYEVALMNGDHLPPLRIDGPYGAPAEDVFENEIAVLIGTGIGVTPWASILKNIWHLRNGPNPPTRLRRVEFIWVCKDTSSFEWFQILLSSLEQQSSEAARIPGSSGIEFLKIHTYLTQKLDMDTTQNIVLNSVGAEVDPLTELKARTNFGRPNFQRFFESMRNGILDRTYLNGLEGNMRTTVGVYFCGPSAAARDIQKAAKTATTREVNFRFWKEHF is encoded by the exons ATGAGTCTCCTCGTACTGCTGAAGAAGCAGCTTACGCCAACTAAGCTGCTTTTCCATGTTCTCTTCTGGACATTTCACTGGGGAATCTTTGCTTATGGATG GTGGAAGCAAGCATCTGATGCCCGCCTAGCGGGTCTTAACAAATTACAGTACTCAGTCTGGTTCTCTCGAGGTGCCGGTCTAGTGTTGAGTGTAGATGCCATGCTCATCTTGTTGCCAGTCTGCAGAACGATCATGAGGTTCATCCGACCCAAGATTAGATTCATCCCACTTGATGAGAATATCTGGATGCATAGACAGCTTGCTTACGCTATGCTTCTCTTTACCGTCATCCACACCGCATCTCATTACGTCAA CTTCTACAACGTTGAAAAGACACAGATCCGACCCGTATCGGCAGTCCAGATTCACTACGCCCAGCCTGGCGGTATCACCGGCCATGTCATGCTCCTTTGTATGCTTCTGATGTACACGACAGCCCACCACCGCATCAGACAGCAATCCTTCGAGACCTTTTGGTACACTCACCACCTCTtcatccccttcttcctcgccctGTACACCCACACAGTTGGCTGCTTCGTCCGCGACACTGCCAGCAGCTTCTCGCCCTTTGACGGTAAGCAGTACTGGGAGCACTGCATCGGCTACCTCGGCTGGCGCTGGGAGCTTTGGACAGGCGGCTTTTACCTCCTCGAGCGCCTGTATCGCGAAATCCGTGCTATTCGTGAAACCAAGATTACCCGTGTGGTCCGCCACCCTTACGATGTTGTCGAGATCCAGTTTCACAAGCCCTCATTCAAGTACAAGGCCGGCCAGTGGCTCTTTTTGCAGATGCCCCAAGTCTCCAAGTACCAATGGCACCCCTTCACCATCACGTCGTGCCCGTACGATCCTTATGTCTCCGTGCATATCCGCCAAGTCGGTGACTTCACCAGGGAACTCGCCAATTCCATCGGCGCCGGCCCCGCCCAAGCTAAGCTCTACGACGGCGTCGACCCCAATGGCATGTACGAGGTCGCCCTTATGAACGGCGACCACCTTCCCCCTCTCCGCATCGACGGACCCTATGGTGCGCCCGCCGAAGACGTCTTTGAGAACGAGATCGCCGTGCTGATCGGTACGGGTATTGGCGTCACCCCCTGGGCCTCCATCCTCAAGAACATCTGGCATCTGCGCAACGGGCCAAACCCGCCTACCCGTCTGCGCCGTGTCGAGTTCATCTGGGTGTGCAAAGATACCTCTTCGTTCGAGTGGTTCCAGATTTTGCTGAGTTCGCTGGAGCAGCAGTCGAGCGAGGCGGCCCGGATCCCCGGATCAAGCGGAATAGAGTTCCTCAAGATTCATACGTACCTCACGCAGAAGCTGGACATGGATACCACGCAGAATATCGTGCTGAATAGTGTCGGTGCCGAAGTGGATCCCCTGACGGAGCTCAAGGCGAGGACGAATTTTGGTCGGCCCAACTTCCAAAGGTTCTTTGAGAGCATGCGGAATGGTATTTTGGATCGGACGTATTTGAATGGGTTGGAGGGCAATATGCGGACGACGGTCGGAGTGTATTTCTGCGGGCCTAGTGCTGCTG CCCGTGATATCCAAAAGGCGGCCAAGACGGCGACGACTCGTGAGGTCAATTTTAGGTTCTGGAAGGAACACTTTTAA
- a CDS encoding UDP-N-acetylglucosamine pyrophosphorylase: MAVDPVPTPEQVSELKDKYTNAGQGQVFTFYDSLSSEEQAQLYKQLAGFDPLYINKIAAKALTPQSSESEKPTLEPLPDSARASTLDSDKQTQDEWWNRGLQLIADNKVAVVLMAGGQGTRLGSSAPKGCFDIGLPSHKSLFQIQAERIARLQVLASQRREQAGSPVVPWYVMTSGPTRKATEDFFKTNNYFGLSPDQVIIFEQGVLPCISNDGKILLESKSRVAVAPDGNGGIYNALVDAKVLDDMARRGIEHVHAYCVDNCLVKVADPVFIGYCASQNVDIGTKVVRKRNATEPVGLILLKNGKPDVVEYSEIDDAVAAEEDPAQPGVLRFRAANIVNHYYSFRFLKSIPEWASNLPHHIARKKIPYADLESGETVKPEKPNGIKLEQFVFDVFPLIELSKFACMEVKREDEFSPLKNARGTGEDDPDTSKHDIMAQGRRWLEAAGAKFAEGAEDGVEVSPLVSYCGEGLQSYADRKVVAVDRIE, encoded by the exons ATGGCCGTCGATCCAGTACCGACCCCGGAGCAGGTCTCCGAGCTCAAGGACAAGTACACCAACGCCGGCCAGGGCCAGGTGTTCACCTTCTACGACTCCCTTTCGAGCGAAGAACAGGCGCAGCTCTACAAGCAGCTCGCCGGTTTCGATCCCCTCTACATCAACAAGATTGCCGCCAAGGCGCTCACTCCTCAGTCCTCTGAGAGTGAGAAGCCCACCCTCGAGCCATTGCCCGACTCGGCCAGAGCCAGTACCTTGGACTCCGACAAACAGACTCAGGATGAGTGGTGGAACCGCGGCCTGCAGCTGATTGCTGACAATAAGGTTGCTGTGGTCCTCATGGCGGGCGGTCAGGGCACTCGTCTTGGCAGTTCTGCCCCCAAGGGCTGCTTCGACATCGGTCTGCCCTCTCACAAGTCTCTTTTCCAGATCCAAGCCGAAAGGATCGCGAGACTGCAGGTGCTGGCTTCGCAACGCCGCGAGCAGGCCGGCTCCCCGGTGGTGCCATGGTACGTCATGACGTCCGGCCCTACTCGCAAGGCCACCGAGGACTTCTTCAAGACCAACAACTACTTCGGCCTCAGCCCCGACCAGGTTATCATCTTCGAGCAGGGTGTGCTTCCCTGCATTTCCAACGATGGCAAGATCCTCCTTGAGAGCAAGTCTAGGGTTGCCGTCGCTCCTGACGGCAACGGCGGCATCTACAATGCTCTCGTTGACGCCAAGGTCCTCGATGACATGGCCCGCCGCGGCATTGAGCACGTCCACGCCTACTGCGTGGACAACTGTCTCGTCAAGGTCGCGGATCCTGTCTTCATCGGCTACTGCGCTTCCCAGAACGTCGATATTGGTACCAAGGTGGTACGCAAGCGCAACGCGACCGAGCCTGTGGGACTTATTCTCCTCAAGAATGGCAAGCCGGACGTCGTCGAGTACAGCGAGATCGACGACGCAGTTGCTGCCGAGGAGGACCCGGCGCAACCTGGAGTGCTCAGGTTCCGTGCCGCCAACATTGTCAACCACTACTATTCGTTCCGCTTCCTCAAGTCGATCCCCGAGTGGGCGAGCAACCTGCCACACCACATTGCCCGGAAGAAGATTCCCTATGCGGATCTGGAGTCGGGAGAGACCGTCAAGCCTGAGAAGCCGAACGGCATCAAGTTGGAGCAGTTCGTTTTCGACGTCTTCCCCTTGATTGAGCTTTCCAAGTTTGCTTGCATGGAGGTTAAGCGCGAGGATGAGTTCAGCCCGCTCAAGAACGCCAGGGGAACGGGTGAGGATGATCCGGATACCAGCAAGCACGATATCATGGCGCAGGGACGCAGATGGTTGGAGGCGGCTGGTGCCAAGTTCGCGGAAGGTGCGGAGGACGGCGTGGAGGTCAGCCCTCTAGTCAGCTAC TGCGGCGAAGGCCTCCAAAGCTACGCCGACAGGAAGGTGGTAGCGGTTGACCGCATTGAATAG
- a CDS encoding BolA domain-containing protein yields the protein MLRRTVFGLARSAIPTRNSATSLSGVFRPLSTTTSIMASSSTVTSESPSSTTPMEDAIREKITTHLAPRTLQIHNDSHLHAHHSAMRGVTSRETHFRVVISSDAFKRKMQPARHRLVYGLLKDEMAKEGGIHALQLRTMTLEEEDKRRDKEEAEERARTCKD from the exons ATGTTGCGCCGCACCGTCTTCGGCCTCGCCAGAAGCGCCATTCCCACCAGAAACTCCGCCACCTCGTTGAGCGGCGTCTTCCGACCactctccaccaccaccagcatcatGGCTTCTTCGTCGACCGTGACGTCCGaatccccttcttccactaCCCCAATGGAGGATGCGATTCGTGAAAAG ATAACAACCCACCTAGCCCCCCGCACCCTCCAAATCCACAACGACTCGCACCTGCACGCCCACCACTCCGCCATGCGCGGCGTCACGTCTCGCGAAACGCATTTCCGAGTCGTGATCTCATCGGACGCCTTCAAAAGAAAAATGCAGCCGGCGCGCCATCGATTGGTTTACGGATTGCTCAAGGACGAGATGGCGAAAGAGGGCGGGATCCATGCGTTGCAGCTGAGGACGATgacgttggaggaggaggataagaggAGAGACAAAGAGGAGGCGGAAGAAAGGGCAAGGACTTGCAAGGACTAG
- a CDS encoding AMP-binding enzyme — MNLPYITLGTRRLGSRLLNKTSVALASPRYLNCRSVTGAVRMASTLPKLPVFEAISRHNPESTVVVHSNSGRTFKYGELLGDVCKTRNRLYETAGKEDLDGERIAFLVENSYDYVVTLLACLAAKSIAVPLSPAFPAPELQYILNHSEALLLLSSAKFTNKAQEVLKTELDSKPTLLELTKFQGGSQHEQVTLDSKSGPGEAGMMLYTSGTTNRPKGVLIPQSVMTAQARSLIHAWEYTPADHLLHVLPLHHIHGTINAIFTPLFAGSSIEFMFPFNPDAVWKRFAAPFLPDTSDKKKITFFTVVPTVYSRLLTTHKNLPGDLQTATRKAIAPSNLRLAISGSAALPTPIKKAWHELSSGNVLLERYGMTEVGMALSCGLETADRVDGSVGWPLPGVEARLVDIENNTIIEPGQERDPETGRERAGEIQLRGPSIFREYWRNPEATAKEFVTDEKDVAGSKGRWFKTGDVAVRRPAPEGAGKSDLKSQKDWARGDMYFILGRKSADIIKSGGEKVSALEVEREMLSLPQVAECAVLAVPSGKWGQKVGAVVILDKEHVPEGRWTPLEMRRALKDRLAAYKIPQVLKIVDKIPRNAMGKINKKNLVKEVFADEFSGDEL, encoded by the exons atgaacctaccctatataacCCTCGGCACCAGGCGACTTGGTTCTCGGTTGCTTAACAAGACTTCTGTCGCCCTTGCTTCCCCCCGATACCTCAACTGCAGATCGGTCACCGGTGCCGTAAGAATGGCCTCCACACTTCCCAAGCTGCCCGTCTTCGAGGCCATCTCTCGCCATAACCCCGAGTCTACCGTCGTCGTTCACTCAAACAGTGGGAGGACATTCAAGTATGGCGAGCTCCTAGGGGATGTTTGTAAGACTCGGAACAGGCTATATGAAACCGCTGGCAAAGAAGATCTCGACGGCGAACGCATTGCTTTCTTGGTAGAAAACAGCTACGACTATGTAG TAACTCTACTCGCATGTCTGGCTGCCAAGTCTATTGCCGTACCCTTGTCTCCTGCTTTCCCAGCTCCGGAGCTCCAGTACATCCTGAACCATAGCGAAGCCCTGCTGCTTCTCTCGTCCGCCAAGTTTACCAATAAGGCACAGGAAGTGCTAAAGACGGAATTGGACTCTAAGCCAACTCTCCTCGAGCTTACCAAGTTCCAAGGAGGAAGCCAGCATGAGCAGGTCACTCTGGACTCCAAGTCCGGACCGGGAGAAGCGGGCATGATGCTCTACACCTCCGGGACCACGAACCGGCCT AAAGGCGTACTCATTCCCCAGTCCGTCATGACGGCCCAAGCCCGCTCCCTCATCCACGCTTGGGAATACACCCCCGCCGACCACCTCCTTCACGTGCTACCGCTGCACCACATCCACGGCACCATCAACGCCATTTTCACCCCTCTCTTCGCCGGCAGCTCCATCGAGTTCATGTTCCCTTTCAACCCCGACGCCGTCTGGAAGCGTTTTGCcgctcccttcctccccgacacctcggacaagaagaagatcaccTTCTTCACCGTCGTCCCCACCGTCTACTCCCGCCTCCTAACTACCCACAAGAACCTCCCTGGCGACCTCCAAACCGCCACTCGCAAGGCCATTGCTCCCAGCAATCTTCGCCTCGCCATCTCCGGCTCCGCCGCCCTCCCTACCCCGATCAAGAAGGCCTGGCACGAGCTTTCCTCCGGCAACGTCCTCCTTGAGCGCTACGGTATGACCGAAGTAGGCATGGCCCTGTCATGCGGCCTCGAAACCGCCGACCGCGTGGACGGTTCAGTCGGCTGGCCTCTTCCCGGCGTCGAAGCCCGCCTGGTCGATATCGAAAACAACACCATTATTGAGCCCGGTCAGGAACGGGATCCCGAGACGGGCCGTGAGCGGGCCGGTGAGATTCAATTGCGCGGACCCAGTATTTTCAGGGAATACTGGCGCAACCCCGAAGCAACGGCGAAGGAGTTCGTCACAGACGAAAAGGACGTTGCGGGCAGTAAGGGGCGTTGGTTCAAGACGGGCGACGTAGCCGTCAGGAGGCCGGCGCCCGAGGGCGCAGGCAAGAGCGACCTCAAGAGCCAGAAGGACTGGGCGAGGGGGGACATGTACTTTATCCTTGGCCGTAAGAGCGCGGATATCATCAAGAGCGGCGGCGAAAAGGTGTCGGCGCtggaggtggagagggagatgcTCAGCCTGCCTCAGGTGGCCGAGTGCGCTGTTCTAGCAGTTCCCAGTGGGAAGTGGGGACAGAAGGTTGGCGCCGTTGTGATTTTGGATAAGGAGCATGTGCCCGAGGGCAGATGGACCCCGTTGGAGATGAGGAGGGCGTTGAAGGATCGGTTGGCGGCATATAAGATCCCCCAGGTGTTGAAGATTGTGGATAAGATCCCGCGGAACGCGATGGGGAAGATTAACAAGAAGAATCTGGTCAAGGAGGTGTTTGCGGATGAGTTTAGTGGGGATGAACTCTGA